In Desulfobacterales bacterium, a genomic segment contains:
- a CDS encoding glycoside hydrolase family 88 protein produces the protein KDTALLEKLAARYALEKTRAVPNSANHVDVNVYGILPLELYRVGMGRGFLEEGLKLADGQWQDTLPVGLTSQARFWIDDIWMIGSLQIQAYRATDDNKYLQRAAEVIDAYIKNLQQPDGLFFHGNNGPFYWGRGNGWVAAGLAELLSELPESDARYSFILGRYCKMMKTLLRYQAEDGMWRQLIDREESFKETSATAMFGYAMTVGVRKGLLPGEIYGPAIDRAWNALTQYIDARGMIREVCVGTEQSTDLNFYLTRPRVTGDLHGQAPLLWFAYEYL, from the coding sequence TAAAGACACAGCCCTGCTTGAGAAACTGGCAGCCCGGTATGCTCTTGAAAAGACCCGGGCCGTTCCCAACTCGGCGAATCATGTGGATGTAAATGTCTATGGTATCCTTCCCCTGGAGTTGTACCGTGTCGGAATGGGGCGCGGATTTCTGGAAGAGGGGCTGAAACTGGCTGACGGCCAATGGCAGGATACTTTACCCGTAGGATTAACCAGCCAGGCCCGTTTCTGGATAGATGACATCTGGATGATAGGAAGTCTGCAGATTCAGGCGTACCGTGCTACCGATGACAACAAGTACCTGCAGCGGGCAGCAGAGGTAATTGATGCCTACATAAAAAATCTTCAGCAGCCTGACGGTCTTTTTTTTCACGGGAACAACGGCCCGTTTTACTGGGGCAGGGGAAACGGCTGGGTAGCGGCTGGTTTGGCCGAACTGTTGAGCGAATTGCCTGAAAGTGATGCCCGCTATTCTTTTATCCTCGGCCGATACTGTAAGATGATGAAAACGCTGCTCCGTTACCAGGCGGAAGACGGCATGTGGCGACAATTAATAGACAGGGAAGAGTCTTTTAAAGAAACTTCGGCGACCGCTATGTTCGGGTATGCCATGACTGTTGGCGTGAGGAAAGGTTTGCTGCCTGGGGAAATATACGGCCCGGCTATTGACAGGGCCTGGAATGCACTGACCCAATACATAGACGCCCGGGGAATGATCCGGGAGGTTTGTGTGGGCACGGAGCAAAGTACCGATTTAAATTTTTACCTGACCCGTCCGCGCGTTACCGGAGATTTGCACGGACAGGCACCTTTACTTTGGTTTGCATATGAATACCTCTGA